The Halorubrum salinarum genome segment CACCAGGGTATGAGCCACTACGAGCGGATCGCGGACCTGACGGTCACGATCGAGTCGGTCTCGCGGCGACGCCACGCGGCGAACACGACGAGCGGCTTCGAGCGGACGACGACGGAGTACCGGCTCGCGGGCGACGGCGTCGTCGGCAGGGGAGAGGACGTGACCTACGAGACGGCCGACCACGACGCCCTCGCCGGCACCGACCCGATCGACATCGAGGGCGAGTGGACCATCGACGAGCTGTCGGACCGGCTCGACGAGATCGACCTCTTCCACGGCCACGAGCCCGCAAACGAGACGTCCCGCAACTACCGCCGGTGGGCGGTCGAGAGCGCGGCGCTCGACTTGGCCCTCCGACAGCGCGGGGAGTCGCTCGGCGAACGCCTCGGCGTGGACCCCGAACCGGTCCGCTTCGTCGTCTCGACGCGGCTCGGCGACCCGCCGTCGACCGACCGCGTGGAGGCGCTGCTCGCCCGAGACCCGGAGTTAGAGTTCAAGCTCGACCCCACACCGGAGTGGCCGGAGGCGGCCTTCGAGACGCTGCGCGAGACCGACGCCGTGCGCGTCCTCGACCTGAAGGGGTGGTACAAGGGGACGGAGGTGGACGTCGAGCCCGACCCGGAGCTGTACCGCGACGTGTTCGCGGCGTTCCCGGCCGCGGTCGTGGAGGATCCGGCGTTCACGCCCGCGACGAGCGCGCTCGTCCAGCCGCAGGCGGACCGGCTCTCGTTCGACTACCCGATCGACGGCGTCGAGAGCCTCGAATCCCTCCCGGTCGAGCCCGGCTGGTGTAACATTAAGCCCTCTCGGTTCGGCACGCTCGAATCGCTGTTCGAGACGATCGCCTACTGCGAGGAGGAGGGGATCCAGCCGTACGGCGGCGGGCAGTTCGAACTCGCGAGCGGCCGCACCGCGATCCAGACGCTCGCCGCGCTGTGTTACCCCGACGCCCCGAACGACGTGGCGCCGCGGGCCTACAACGACCCCGACGCCGAGCCGCCGTATCCGAAGAGCCCGCTCCGACCGAGCGACGACGCGGTCGGCTTCGAGTTCTGAAACGACGGGATTCCAATCGGTTACTGGGTCAACTATTCACAAATGGCTCTGCGGTGGCGCGTGCCTCCGAGTGGCCGCCGTTGGCGGCCGCGAGGAGCACGCGCGAGGGAGTCAGTCGCCCGAAGCGAAGCGAGGGCGGCTGACGAGGCTGGGGAGGTGTGAGGCGCTGTGCGGGGCGGGACTCAAAGGGGCAGCCGCGAGGACGACGGCGCGTGACGTAAGCACCGGAGTGAGTGAGCGGAGCGAACGAACGAGGAGCGCAGCGAGCGCACCGAGTCCTCGCGGCTGGGGCTTTGGCGGTGTCCACCGTTGATTGGGCGTCACCCACGTACGGCCGAGAAGCTAGGGCTTTGGCGGTGTACGTCGTCAGTCCGTCAGCAGCCATTTATAAACAAGTAACTGGGATTGTGGCGCTCTCCGACGTTGACTCGCACACGTTCGCTTATAAATAAACGGCCGAACCCACGGAGCAACCGATCCCGCCGCACCACACCACTACTTAAGAGACGAACTTCAGCAGGTCGTCGCGGTTGTGGTCGTGGAAACGCGTCCGGAGGCACTCCTCTAACGCCTCGATGTCGCCGCGCTTCGCGCAGATGGGCGCCACGCGGTCGGACCACTGCTGCCACGGCGGGAACAGCCCGAGCCGGTCGCAGATCTCGTCGAGCCGCTCGTCGAGGTCGTCGATCTTGTCGGTCTTGTTGACGGCGACGATGGGCTCGACGCCCACGTCCTCCAGGAAGCCGTACATCTCCACGTCGTGGGGGACGTTCCCGCGCTCGGCGTGCCGGTCGATGATGTCGACCGCCGCCTTGCCGTCCATCACGACGACCCCCGCGAGGATCGAGTCGGCGTTGTCCTCCAGGTAGCGGACGATGTCCGTCTTGATCTGCTCGCGGTGTTCCTCCTCCACGCCGGACATGAAGCCGAAGCCGGGGAGGTCCGTGAACATGAAGCTCTCGCTGGCCCAGTCGAAGTGGTTCGGCTGGCGGGTGACGCCCGGCTTGCCGCCGGTCGAGAAGTCGTGGCCCGTCAGCTCGCGCATCAGCGTGGACTTGCCGACGTTCGAGCGCCCAACGAGGACGACCTCGGCGTCGCGGTCCGGCCGGTCTTCGAACATACCCGACGATGCGCGCCTGAACGGGTTAAAAGGCGCGTCGTCGGTCTCTGACGCGTCGCGACTGAGAGCGAACGGGCGCCGCCGGCCCGAGAGGAATCGTCTTTCGGGAGACACGCCCGCGGCCGTCTCGTCGTTCGAGAAGCGAAACAGTCGGAACGGGGATTGAATGTCCATATTTCGAAAACTTACAGTACGAAATATGAAACTACCATGGGTTTTATATACCTTTGGCCAGTGTGAGTGTGTGTAACATGGTGTTCCAAACGAGGGCTCGTGACCGTCGCATCGGTTCGACGAATCCGGTGAACGCCTGTACCGGCGCCTCCGAGCGCGTGCGACGAGGATTCCGGTCGTCCGCGGTGGGCCGCTCGTCCCCCTCGTCAGGCCGGGATCGGTCGGGGGGAGGCGTATGACGGGAGCCGAGACGTTCGGCGCCGTCTCCCTCGTGCCGCCGCTGTTAGCGATCGTGCTCGCGATGGTGACGCGGAAACCGGTCCTCTCGCTGTTCTTAGGGATCTGGTCCGGGGCCGCGATCTACACGACGAACCACGGCGTGGTCCAGACGCTGGACTGGCTCGTCTCCTCGATCGGCGAGAGCACGTTCAACGCGAAGATCATGCTGATCGTGCTGTTCCTCGGGGCCGGCGTCGCGCTCATCTGGCGGCTCGGCGGGGCGAACGCCCTCGCGAACGCGGTGACCTCCAGGCTCGACTCCCAACGGAAGGTCGGCGCGGCGACGTGGATCTTCGGCATGATCTGGTTCTTCGACGACTACTCGAACACGGCGATCGTCGGCACCACGATGCGGGAGATATCCGACGAGGTGAGCATCTCTCGGGAGAAGCTCGCGTACATGATCGACTCGACCGCCGCGCCGGTCGCGACGTTCGGTATCTCGAGCTGGGTCGCGTACCAGCTGAGCATGATCCGCGACGGCTACGAGGCGGCGGGCGTCTCCGTCGACGCCGGTCAGGTCCCCAGCGCCTTCGCGCTGTTCCTCCAGAGCGTCCCGTTCAACATGTACTGCCTGTTAGCGGTCGTGATGGTCGGGATAATCGTCTTTTCCAAGCGGGACTTTGGCGAGATGCTCGACGCCGAACACCGCTCGGCGACGGAGGGGAAGGTCCTGCGCGACGGGGCCATCCCGATGCAAAGCGCCGAGGACAGCCTCGGCGACGTGCTGACCGACTCGCCGCAGCTCCGGTACTTCGTGCTCCCGACCCTCACCCTGATGGTGACTGTGGTCGGCGGCGGGTTCTACACCGGACTCGAGGCGTCAGAGCCCGGCGCGGGGCCGTTCGAGATCGCCGGCAACGCCGCGTTCGTCGACGCGCTCCTCTGGGGGACGTTCATGATGGTGGCCGTCGCGCTCGTCATCGGCATCGCGAGCGGGGTCGCCGACCTCGACGAGGCGATGGAGACCGTGATCGACGGCTTCGGAATGATGCTGACCGCGCTCACGATCCTCGTGATGGCTTGGACGATCGGGACCGTCACCACCGCGCTGGGCACCGGCGTCTTCGTCACCAACATCGCGGAGGAGTTCGTCTCGCCCACGCTGCTCCCGGTCGTCGTGTTACTGGCGTCCGCGTTCATCGCGTTCTCGACCGGCACTTCGTGGGGGACGATGGCGATAGTCACCCCGATCGCGGTCCCGCTGGCGTGGAGCGTCGGCGGCGCGACGCCGGCGCTGCTCCCCGTCGCGATCGGGACCGTGTTCAGCGGTGCCATCTTCGGCGACCACTGCTCGCCCATCTCTGACACGACGATCCTCTCGTCGACGTTCACCGGCGCCGACCACATCGATCACGTCCGCACCCAGATCTACTACGCCACGACGGTGCTGATCGTGGCCGCGGTGCTGCTGACGGTGTGGGGCGCAACCCGGATCACGCCGCTGGTGCTGCTCCCGATCGGCGTGGTGACGCTCGCTGGCCTGGTGTACGTGCTCTCCGAGTTCGACGCGAACCGGAAGGGCGTGGCGGCGACCCGCACGGTTCGGGCCGGCAACCGGTCGCCCGCCGACGACGACTGACCCCCGCTCCGCCAGGGCTGGGCGCTCCCCGCCTCCCGGTCCGACGGACCCGACCCCGGTCGTCGGTACCGACAGTTCGGTCGGCGTTCGGGGCTTACTTGTCGCGGCCGAGCGTCCTTCGGGCATGGACAAACAGGCCGTCCGCGAGGCGGTGTGGGACGCCTTCGACGCAGGCGACCACGCGCGCTTCCCGTTCCCGCCGCACGACCGGATCCCGAACTTCGCCGGCGCCGACGCCGCGGCTGAGCGGCTCGCGGAAACCGAGGTGTGGGAGGCGGCCGCGACGCTGAAGGCCAACCCCGACGCGCCGCAGCTCCCGGTCCGCCGAGCCGCGCTCTGCGCCGGCAAGACCGTCTACGTCGCGCAGCCCCGGCTCCGCGACCCGGACCCGTTCCTCCGGCTCGACCCCGCCGAGATCCCGCCGGCGGAGATCGACGACGCGACCACCGTCTCCGGGATCGGCGAGTACGGGACGCCGACCGCGCCCGAGGCCGTCGCGCACGTCGACCTGATCGTCGCCGGCTCCGTCGGCGTCACCGCCGACGGCGCTCGGATCGGCAAGGGCGAGGGGTACAGCGACTTGGAGTGGGCGGTCCTCCGCGAACTCGGCGCGGCCGACGCCGACACGACGGTGGCGACGACCGTTCACGAGTGCTCCGTGCTCGACGGCCCCGAGTCGGCCGTGGGCCCGGATGCCGACCTCCCGAAACCCGACGCGCACGACGTACCGCTCGACCTCGTCGTGACGCCCGAGCGGACGGTCCGGACCGACACGCCGTACGCGCGCCCGGACGGCATCGACTGGGACGCGCTCGACGCGGAGCGGCTGTCCGAGATTCCCGTCCTCGCCGATCGAGCGCCCTGACGAGAGAAAATCGCGATCGGAAGAAGAACTACGGGGTTCGGTCCGCGCGTGGGATGCCCTCAGTCCGCGTGCTGCGGCGTCGGCGCGGCCCGCTCCGCCCGGTGGTCGGCCACGTGGCCGCACTCCGGACAGACGATCGTGCGCTCGTCGCCGTCGCTGACGACGAGCCACCCCTCTGACAGGGGACTCTCGAAGCGACACTCCGGACAGAAGAGGACCGACTTCCCGCGGGAGGGCGGGGAACCGCTGGCGTCTGCGTTCATGGTGTCCGGTAAGACCCGGAGATATAAGGGTCTTGTTCGACCTGATCGTTCAGTATGATCGGGAGTGACAAACGTGACTGTCACGCACTTTCAGAGATAATAGATCGTTCATTTCACCGATTAGAAAATAACTGATCGGCGACTGTCATCATCGTTCCGGGGCGTTTCGTCGCCCGCCTCGGAGGTACGCCTCGGAGGTACGCCTCGGGGGTACGCCTCGCCCCGGACCGCGTTTCCGTCGAAGGCTATCGCGCCAAGGGCATGTTGTAGCTCGTCTCCTCGGCCATCACGTACTCCCACGTGGCCTCGCACTCACAGGACACCTGCTCGAAGACGCTCGGATCCTGCCGCTTGTCGAAGTCCTTGATCGCGGTCTGGACGCGGTCGTCGCACTCGCCGCAGTTGTGCGCGCCGCGCTCGGAGCCGTGGCCGACCGGGTCGGAGACGACGATGGCGTCGACGTCCGCGGTCGCTTCGAGCACGTGCGCGACCGACCAGAGCCACGGCGGCCGGTAGCCGCCCTCGAAGAACAGTTCGTCGACCATCGTGTAGCGCTGGACGTTCGTCGGGTTCATCGAGACGGTGTGACAGCCGTCCACGTCGGCGCACCGCCGGATCGAGTCGATCATGTCGGCGGCCGCCTCGGGCTCCGCGAGGAAGGGCGGCTTCATGAGGAGGTACGCCTTGATCCCCACGTCGGCGTCGAACTCGTCGTCGGCCGCGGCCGCCTCGGCGCAGGCGGCCTCGAAGTCGGCGAAGTCGAAGTACTTGTTCACGCAGTCGTGGCGGACGCGGTCGGTCGCGGTCTCCAGGCCGACCGCCACGTCGGTCGCGATGCCGTGGTCCGCGAAGTCGGCGATCTTTTCGCGCTCGACGAAGTCCGGCAGCGACTCGACGACGATCCGGTCACGGTCCGCGAACGTCTCGGCGATGGCTCCGCGGGTCTCGGCCGGCACCTCGCGCTCGTCGAGGAAGGAGCCGGAGGTGTAGATCTTGATCAGCTCCGCCGGCTCCTCGGCCTCCTCGGCCTCGTGGTCGAGGCAGGCGTCGATCTGGGTCATCAGGTCCTCGTGGGCGACGCTGCCGCCCTCCACCGACTCGGCGACGTAGCCGCACATCGTACAGCCGCCGGCGCGGGCCCACCGGCAGCCGCCGGTGTTCAGGATGATCGTGAGGGAGTTCACCACGCCGTCGGGCGTGTTGTCCTCGTCGATCCACACGCGGGTCGGCTCCGTCGGGTCGTACGTCTCCGAGCGCTCGGCGCGGATGTCGCGCATCACGGCGTTGTGCGCGTCCATCCCGCGCCCCTGCTCGTACGCGTCGGGGCTCGGCTGGCTCATTGCCGGGAGAAGCGGTCGCGCGCGTAAAGCGGTGTCGTCATCGCGGGCCACGTCGCGCCCGCATCGCAGCCCATGTCGCGCTCTCGTCGGAATCAGTCACGTCGCCGGGGGCCCGGCCGCCCGCGAGTCCGACACCGTGGTTCGACTCCGCGTCCGCCGGTCGGAGACGACCGTTTGCGAAGAATTCTCAAACATGACGGACTGATAAATATATATTATTTCATAGAAAGATTTTATAAACATCCCAAAGTGGAAGAAACCGATGTCACGGGACCGTGACTACGGACGGCGTGACGTACTGCGAGCGGGTGGAATCGTACTCGGCGGGTCGCTCGTCTCCGGCTCGGCGGCGGCCGCGGACGGCGAGGGAGCGACGACGCTCACCGTCCTGTCGTACAACGACATCCAGACGGCGGCGGCGCAGGACGAGAACTTCCCGCGGCTGGTGACGCTCATCGAGCAGCGGCGGGCGGCGGCCGACGGCCCCGTCGTCGTGGTCGGCGGCGGCGACGAGGTGGGACCGCACGCGCTGAGCCCGGTCTCGCAGTGGCGCGCGCCGGTGGACGTGCTCAACGAGGTCGGCCCGGACGCGGACGTGATCGGCAACCACGAGTTCGACTACGGGCTCGACCCCATCTCGGACGTGACGGCCGACTCCGAGTTCCCGTGGCTCGCGACGAACCTCGTCGACAGCGAGACCGGCGAAGCGTTCGACGGGACGGAGTCCGTCCGAATCGTCGAGCGAGGCGGTGTCAAGGTCGGCCTGATCGGACTCGTCGACGAGGGCGCGACGTTCGGAAAGACGAACATCAAATTCAACGAAGAAGGGTTGACACTCGAAGACTACACCGAAACCGGCCCCGCCGAAGCGAAGCGGCTCAAGGAAGAGGAGGGCGTCGACGCCGTCGTCGCCCTCGCGCACACGGGCATCAGTGACGCCGAGGACCTCGCGGAGGCCGACGCGGACGACGACATCGACGTGATCGTCGTCGGCGACGACGAGCAGTTCTATCCGCCCGAGGAGGTCGACGGGTCGATCGTCTCAGAGGCTCGGGCCCGCGCCCGCTACCTCAGCGAGATCGAGCTGACGGTCGAGGGCGGCGAGGTCACCTCGTTCGACGGGCAGCTGATCGAGGTCACCGACGACATCGAGAAGGACCCGACCGCGTCCGACATCATCAACGAGTACCGCGGAGAGGTGAGCCTGGACTCGACGGTCGTGGAGACGGAGACGCCGCTCAACGCCACGTTCGGGGCGAACTACCACCGCGAAACCGGCTACGGTAACCTGATCACCGACGCGATGCGCGAGCGCGTCGACGCCGACGCCGCGATCACGAACGCGGGCGGTATCCGCTCGGACTCGGTGTACGGGCCCGGCGAGATCACCGGCGGTGACATCTTCAACACGTTGCCGTTCCCGAACACGGTCATCTCGCTTGAGCTCACCGGCGAGGAGCTCGTCGAGACCTTAGAGAGCCAGGTCGTCACGCTGGAAAGCGAAACTGGGCAGAACTTCGGCGAGGAGATATCCCAGCAGACCAGCGGCCTGCGCTTCGAGTGGGTCCCCCACGACGACGCCGACGAACTGATCCGCGACGTGTACGTTGACGGCGAGCCGCTCGACCTCGAGGAGACGTACGAAGTGGCAGTCAACAGCTTCATCGCAAACGGCGGGAGCGGCTACCCGCTGGCGGACAAACCCGTAGCCGAGGAAACGGGAGAGCTCCAGGCGGAGACCGTGGTCAACTACCTACAGGAGCGGGAGACGATCGCTCCGACCGTCGAAGGCCGGATGCAGCGCGTCGACCGCGACCTCCCCGACGCGTCGGTCACCGTCGACGGGAACGGCAAGGTGGTCACGCAGTTCGACGCGCCCGACGACGTCGACTCCGTCGCCGAGGACGCCGTCGCCGTGTGGACGCCGGACGGCGAGCACCTCGACGCGGAGACGGTCGTCTTCGCGGCGGGCGGTGACAACCTGATGGTCCGCGTCGACGACGGCGACTTGGCGGACGCGGTCGAGGACGCGGACGACGGCGACGAGGTTCCGCTCGACCTCTACGCCGAGTACGAGTCGAGCGAGTTCGACCAGATCTACTTCGAGCGCTCGCGGCTGAACGCCGACGTGGCGGCGACCGTGCGCCGCCGCGGTCGCGGCCGCGCCGGCCCCCCGGGACGCTGAACGCGGGCGGGCTCAGCGCCCGCCGTCGCGGTCGCTCGTCAATCTCGACACGCGGGCTCGACCCGCCGCGATAGCCGCCCCGACGGCCGCGCCGACCGCGTTGACCGCGGCGTCTCGCAACGCGAACGACCGCCACGGGATCGGCGCCTGGACGAGTTCGATCCCCAACCCGAACGCGACCGCGCCGCCGGCAGCGAGGAGCGGTCCAAATCGATTTCCCCGCGTCACCGGTACGAGCAGCGCGGCGAGGACCGCGTAGCCGACGAGGTGAAACTGGTCGGTGAGGCCGACCCCGGCGGGGAGGACGTCGAGGACGCCGCCGAGCGCGCTCCCTCCACCGCCCGACGACCCCGGGACCGGAACCACGGACGCGACGAGCACGACGAGCGCGAACGCGAGCGCCCCTCCTCGGTCGCGCCCGATCGCTCTCAGACGGCTCGCGACCCCTCCCGGACGGCGTCCGGTCGTCTCTCCCCCTCGGTCGGTCACGCTCGCGCTTCGTCTCGCCGGCAATTATGCCCTGCGGCATCGCGATATTCGGCGTCTGACGCGGGGTACCGACCGAAACCGGTCGTTCGCACTACCCGGTCGCGGCAACGTGAGAACCGTTCGCATCCCGCCGCAGTCCGCGAGTATTCACGCGGGGAACGCTCGATCCATTCATAAGCGCCGTGCCGCCGCCGCCTCCCGTTTGGTAACCGGTTCCGGTTGCGTCCCGAGGTGAACACCTAACACGCTGTGGTCCGTCTATAATGAACGAGCATTACATGACTGAAATGGGCGGCTACAGAGACCGTGTGGCACAGGTCGATCTCGGCGGTGGCGAGGTCAGCTACCGCGGGATCGACGACGACGACGCGGAGAAGTACATCGGCGCGCGCGGGCTCGGCGTCAAGTACGTCTTCGACAAGGGGCCCGACGTGGACCCGCTGGGACCGGAGAACCGACTGGCGTTCATGACCGGCCCGCTGACGGGCACCCAGACCGTGATGAGCGGCCGGATCGCGCTGGTGACGAAGTCCCCGCTGACGGGGACGGTCACCGACTCGCACCACGGCGGCTGGTCCGGGGCGCGGCTCAAGTGGGCCGGGCTCGACGGCATCCTGCTCGACGGCGAGAGCGACGAGCCCGTCTACCTGTTCGTCGAGGACGGCGACGTGGAGGTACGCGACGCCTCGCACCTCTGGGGGCAGGGCGTCCACGACACGATCGACCAGCTCGGCGAGGAGGTCGAGGGCAAGGTCGGCCGCGACGTCTCGGTGATGGCGATCGGCCAGGGCGGCGAGAACCAGGTGCGCTACGGCTGCGTCATCAACGAGGACGACCGCGCCTCGGGCCGCGGCGGCACCGGCGCCGTGATGGGCGCGAAGAAGGTGAAGGCGGTCGTCGTGAAGTCGGGCACGGACATGCCCAAGCCCGCCGACCCCGAGACGTTCCAGGAGGGGTACCAGCAGGCGATGGAGGTCATCCGCGAGTCCGACGTGACCGCGCCCAACGAGGGCGGGCTCTCGATGTACGGGACCAACGTCCTGATGAACGCGACCGAGGAGATGGACGGGCTCCCGTCGAAGAACGCGAAGTACACCTCGACCGAGGCGTACCACGACGCGGAGGGCGTCGACATCGAGGCGGAGCGCGTCTCCGGCGAGAACGTCCGCGAGAACATCCTCGTCGACGAGCCGACTTGTCACTCCTGCCCGGTCGCGTGTAAGAAGGAGGTCGAGGTCAACGTCACGCACAAGGGCCAGGACATGAACGTCCGCACGGAGTCGTACGAGTACGAGTCCGCGTGGGCGCTCGGTCCGAACTCGGGGCACTCCGACCGCGACGAGATCGCGGTCATGCTCCAGCGCTGTAACGACCTCGGCATCGACACCATCGAGGCCGGCAACATGATGGCGATGGCGATGGAGATGAGCGAGGAGGGCAAACTCGACGGCGTCGGTCACCTCGACTGGGGCGACTCCGAGACGATGATCGACCTCATCGACGAGATCGGCCACCGCTCGTCGGACCTCGGCGACCTCCTCGCGGAGGGCCCCGAGCGCGTCGCCGACGCGAAGGACGCGCACGGCAACAAGCTCTCCGTCAAGGGGCAGACGATGGCCGCCTACGACCCGCGCTGTATGAAGGGCATGGGGATCGCGTACGCGACCTCCAACCGCGGCGCCTGCCACCTGCGCGGCTACACGCCGGCCGCCGAGATCCTCGGGATCCCGGAGAAGGTCGACCCGTACGAGTGGGAGGGCAAAGGCGAGCTCACCGCCACCTTCCAGGACCTCCACGCGGTGTCAGACTCGTTCGACATCTGTAAGTTCAGCGCGTTCGCGGAGGGAATCGAGGAGTACGTCCTCCAGTACAACGGCGTCACCGGCCGCGACGTCACGGAGGACGAGCTGTTCGAGGCCGGCGAGCGCGTCTACAACCTCGAACGCTACTACAACAACCTCGCCGGCTTCGACGGCGCGGACGACACGCTGCCGAACCGGTTCATCGAGGGCCACCCGGACGCCGTTCCCGGCACCGGCGCCAGCGAGGGCGAACTCGTCGAACTCGACCAGCTGAAGGCCGAGTACTACGAGACCCGCGACTGGGTCGACGGGGTCGTCCCCGACGAGAAGTTGGAGGAACTCGGCATCGACATCGGCCCCGGCACCGGCGTCTCCGCCGGCGACTCCGCGGCCCCGGCCGACGACTGATCGACGCCGCGTCCGCCGACCCGCGTTCATTTTTAAGTGTCTCACGCCGGTAGCCCCGGCCATGTCGCATGACCCGCTCTCGCCGTCCGAGGCCCTCCGCACCCGTGCCGGCACGGTTCTGGGCGCCGTGAGCCTGTTCGTGTTCGTCTACTCTCTGTTGATCGTCGGACAGATCCTGCTCGGGATCATCGCCGTCGCGGTGCTCTCGGTCGGCCCGTACCTCTCGTACCGGGTGTTCGCGGCGCTCGACTCGCTCGCCGACGCCGCCCAGCGTATCGCCGCCGCCCGCGAGCGGGAGGCCGACGCCGGCGGCTCGCGGTTCGACCGCCCC includes the following:
- a CDS encoding enolase-like domain-containing protein codes for the protein MSHYERIADLTVTIESVSRRRHAANTTSGFERTTTEYRLAGDGVVGRGEDVTYETADHDALAGTDPIDIEGEWTIDELSDRLDEIDLFHGHEPANETSRNYRRWAVESAALDLALRQRGESLGERLGVDPEPVRFVVSTRLGDPPSTDRVEALLARDPELEFKLDPTPEWPEAAFETLRETDAVRVLDLKGWYKGTEVDVEPDPELYRDVFAAFPAAVVEDPAFTPATSALVQPQADRLSFDYPIDGVESLESLPVEPGWCNIKPSRFGTLESLFETIAYCEEEGIQPYGGGQFELASGRTAIQTLAALCYPDAPNDVAPRAYNDPDAEPPYPKSPLRPSDDAVGFEF
- the engB gene encoding GTP-binding protein EngB, which codes for MFEDRPDRDAEVVLVGRSNVGKSTLMRELTGHDFSTGGKPGVTRQPNHFDWASESFMFTDLPGFGFMSGVEEEHREQIKTDIVRYLEDNADSILAGVVVMDGKAAVDIIDRHAERGNVPHDVEMYGFLEDVGVEPIVAVNKTDKIDDLDERLDEICDRLGLFPPWQQWSDRVAPICAKRGDIEALEECLRTRFHDHNRDDLLKFVS
- a CDS encoding Na+/H+ antiporter NhaC family protein; translation: MTGAETFGAVSLVPPLLAIVLAMVTRKPVLSLFLGIWSGAAIYTTNHGVVQTLDWLVSSIGESTFNAKIMLIVLFLGAGVALIWRLGGANALANAVTSRLDSQRKVGAATWIFGMIWFFDDYSNTAIVGTTMREISDEVSISREKLAYMIDSTAAPVATFGISSWVAYQLSMIRDGYEAAGVSVDAGQVPSAFALFLQSVPFNMYCLLAVVMVGIIVFSKRDFGEMLDAEHRSATEGKVLRDGAIPMQSAEDSLGDVLTDSPQLRYFVLPTLTLMVTVVGGGFYTGLEASEPGAGPFEIAGNAAFVDALLWGTFMMVAVALVIGIASGVADLDEAMETVIDGFGMMLTALTILVMAWTIGTVTTALGTGVFVTNIAEEFVSPTLLPVVVLLASAFIAFSTGTSWGTMAIVTPIAVPLAWSVGGATPALLPVAIGTVFSGAIFGDHCSPISDTTILSSTFTGADHIDHVRTQIYYATTVLIVAAVLLTVWGATRITPLVLLPIGVVTLAGLVYVLSEFDANRKGVAATRTVRAGNRSPADDD
- a CDS encoding 5-formyltetrahydrofolate cyclo-ligase, which produces MDKQAVREAVWDAFDAGDHARFPFPPHDRIPNFAGADAAAERLAETEVWEAAATLKANPDAPQLPVRRAALCAGKTVYVAQPRLRDPDPFLRLDPAEIPPAEIDDATTVSGIGEYGTPTAPEAVAHVDLIVAGSVGVTADGARIGKGEGYSDLEWAVLRELGAADADTTVATTVHECSVLDGPESAVGPDADLPKPDAHDVPLDLVVTPERTVRTDTPYARPDGIDWDALDAERLSEIPVLADRAP
- a CDS encoding archaeosine biosynthesis radical SAM protein RaSEA; amino-acid sequence: MSQPSPDAYEQGRGMDAHNAVMRDIRAERSETYDPTEPTRVWIDEDNTPDGVVNSLTIILNTGGCRWARAGGCTMCGYVAESVEGGSVAHEDLMTQIDACLDHEAEEAEEPAELIKIYTSGSFLDEREVPAETRGAIAETFADRDRIVVESLPDFVEREKIADFADHGIATDVAVGLETATDRVRHDCVNKYFDFADFEAACAEAAAADDEFDADVGIKAYLLMKPPFLAEPEAAADMIDSIRRCADVDGCHTVSMNPTNVQRYTMVDELFFEGGYRPPWLWSVAHVLEATADVDAIVVSDPVGHGSERGAHNCGECDDRVQTAIKDFDKRQDPSVFEQVSCECEATWEYVMAEETSYNMPLAR
- a CDS encoding bifunctional metallophosphatase/5'-nucleotidase, producing the protein MSRDRDYGRRDVLRAGGIVLGGSLVSGSAAAADGEGATTLTVLSYNDIQTAAAQDENFPRLVTLIEQRRAAADGPVVVVGGGDEVGPHALSPVSQWRAPVDVLNEVGPDADVIGNHEFDYGLDPISDVTADSEFPWLATNLVDSETGEAFDGTESVRIVERGGVKVGLIGLVDEGATFGKTNIKFNEEGLTLEDYTETGPAEAKRLKEEEGVDAVVALAHTGISDAEDLAEADADDDIDVIVVGDDEQFYPPEEVDGSIVSEARARARYLSEIELTVEGGEVTSFDGQLIEVTDDIEKDPTASDIINEYRGEVSLDSTVVETETPLNATFGANYHRETGYGNLITDAMRERVDADAAITNAGGIRSDSVYGPGEITGGDIFNTLPFPNTVISLELTGEELVETLESQVVTLESETGQNFGEEISQQTSGLRFEWVPHDDADELIRDVYVDGEPLDLEETYEVAVNSFIANGGSGYPLADKPVAEETGELQAETVVNYLQERETIAPTVEGRMQRVDRDLPDASVTVDGNGKVVTQFDAPDDVDSVAEDAVAVWTPDGEHLDAETVVFAAGGDNLMVRVDDGDLADAVEDADDGDEVPLDLYAEYESSEFDQIYFERSRLNADVAATVRRRGRGRAGPPGR
- a CDS encoding aldehyde ferredoxin oxidoreductase family protein, which codes for MTEMGGYRDRVAQVDLGGGEVSYRGIDDDDAEKYIGARGLGVKYVFDKGPDVDPLGPENRLAFMTGPLTGTQTVMSGRIALVTKSPLTGTVTDSHHGGWSGARLKWAGLDGILLDGESDEPVYLFVEDGDVEVRDASHLWGQGVHDTIDQLGEEVEGKVGRDVSVMAIGQGGENQVRYGCVINEDDRASGRGGTGAVMGAKKVKAVVVKSGTDMPKPADPETFQEGYQQAMEVIRESDVTAPNEGGLSMYGTNVLMNATEEMDGLPSKNAKYTSTEAYHDAEGVDIEAERVSGENVRENILVDEPTCHSCPVACKKEVEVNVTHKGQDMNVRTESYEYESAWALGPNSGHSDRDEIAVMLQRCNDLGIDTIEAGNMMAMAMEMSEEGKLDGVGHLDWGDSETMIDLIDEIGHRSSDLGDLLAEGPERVADAKDAHGNKLSVKGQTMAAYDPRCMKGMGIAYATSNRGACHLRGYTPAAEILGIPEKVDPYEWEGKGELTATFQDLHAVSDSFDICKFSAFAEGIEEYVLQYNGVTGRDVTEDELFEAGERVYNLERYYNNLAGFDGADDTLPNRFIEGHPDAVPGTGASEGELVELDQLKAEYYETRDWVDGVVPDEKLEELGIDIGPGTGVSAGDSAAPADD